From the Candidatus Rokuibacteriota bacterium genome, one window contains:
- a CDS encoding FAD-dependent oxidoreductase gives VSTTRFSGENGHVRKLHAHRVEMVRDGGRLDFRPVPGTEFEMEVDLVLLAMGFLGPERGGMLNQLGVKLTDRGNVWRDENWMTSVPGVFTAGDMQRGQSLIVWAIAEGRSAARGTDLYVMGHSDLPAPL, from the coding sequence CCGTCTCCACCACGCGCTTCAGCGGGGAGAACGGCCACGTCAGAAAACTCCACGCCCACCGGGTCGAGATGGTGCGGGACGGCGGCAGGCTCGACTTCCGGCCGGTCCCCGGCACCGAGTTCGAGATGGAGGTGGACCTGGTCCTCCTCGCGATGGGGTTCCTGGGTCCCGAACGCGGCGGGATGCTGAATCAGCTCGGCGTGAAGCTGACCGATCGCGGGAACGTCTGGCGGGACGAGAACTGGATGACGAGCGTTCCGGGGGTCTTTACCGCGGGAGACATGCAGCGGGGCCAGTCCCTGATCGTCTGGGCCATCGCCGAGGGGCGGAGCGCGGCCCGCGGCACCGACCTCTACGTGATGGGCCACTCCGACCTGCCGGCCCCGCTTTAG